The nucleotide window CCCTGGCCATGCTTGTCGTGAGCGCCGTGGCGCTCGCGGTCGCGCTCGTCGTGTCGCGCGGGCGCATCCAGGGTGGGAGCCTTCTCGCGCTCGCGAGCGGGGCTGTCGTGGCCGTCGTGGTCGCGCTGGTCTTCCTGATCGTCAAGCGATGACGATGGGCGCGGGACAGCGGGCGGAGCGCGCGCGGGACGCGGGCGACAGAACGCCGGGGAAGCTGACGTTCCGGCCTCTCACGCCCGCGCGCTGGCGTGACTTCGAGCTCCTGTTCGGGAAGAGCGGCGCCTGCGGCGGGTGCTGGTGCATGTGGTGGCGGCAGACGCGCGCCGAGTTCGGGGCGAACCACGGGGAGCGCAACCGGCGCGCGATGAAGCGGATCGTGGACTCGGGCGAAGTGCCTGGGGTCATGGTCTACGAGGGGCGGACGCCGGTCGGCTGGTGCTCGGTCGCGCCGCGCGAGCGATTCGCCTCGCTCGAGCGGTCGCGCGTGCTCCGGCGGCTGGACGACACGCCCGTGTGGTCCATCGTCTGTCTGTTCGTGGCGAGGTCGCACCGCGGGCGCGGGCTCGCCGTGGCGCTCATCCGCGCGGCGGCCGAGCTCGCTGAGCAGCGCGGCGCGCGGATGGTCGAGGCCTACCCGACGGCGCCGCGGGGCAGGGCGCTCCCCGACATCTCGAGCTTCATGGGCGTGCCGGCGCAGTACGAGCGCGCGGGGTTCCGTGTCGCGGCGCGGCCCTCGCGGGCGCGGGTCGTGATGCGGCGGGGGACGGAGTAGCGGCCCGGGGAG belongs to Candidatus Effluviviaceae Genus I sp. and includes:
- a CDS encoding GNAT family N-acetyltransferase, with translation MGAGQRAERARDAGDRTPGKLTFRPLTPARWRDFELLFGKSGACGGCWCMWWRQTRAEFGANHGERNRRAMKRIVDSGEVPGVMVYEGRTPVGWCSVAPRERFASLERSRVLRRLDDTPVWSIVCLFVARSHRGRGLAVALIRAAAELAEQRGARMVEAYPTAPRGRALPDISSFMGVPAQYERAGFRVAARPSRARVVMRRGTE